From a single Populus nigra chromosome 18, ddPopNigr1.1, whole genome shotgun sequence genomic region:
- the LOC133678111 gene encoding uncharacterized protein LOC133678111 isoform X1, producing MSTPSPILKRPKLEQRNNDDDNEASLNQKSNENNGREEEEDSIEEQKVAFIALIEHRSHEVQHLKQRLSYYKTQLVEAEKRLEDSQTKLARLSGRSNASVANKPYVENGIKKVKMERKSPSPVRLNEASSSSQPQSRTELVIPAVNPKVPQTVKSVGSGARISCGSSAHLSSLAPSNGVVNVKVEKPYSAANVKVKMEKCHRSSSDVEVVEIQDRGNKRKIEQKEHKELIPLVSRSSAPCTVHCHTSNHISSQHKRKLRSVAVCPVNDQLFVSSALDGMINLWQLQARGSGASLLSTTDSVSPVQRRWPEDIAWHPLGNSLFSAYTADSGDAQISVLNLNKTQGRPRVTFLEDRPHIKGIINGIEFMPWENTCFVTGGSDHGVVLWNEKDEENSWKPKALHRNMHSSAVMGVAGMQQKQIVLSAGADKRIVGFDVQVGRADFKHQLDSRCMSVLPNPCDFNLFMVQTGTLGKQLRLFDIRLRQTEIHSFGFKQESSDSQSALINQAWSPDGLYLTSGSVDPVIHVFDIRYNYHKPSQSIKAHQKRVFKAVWHYSLPLLISISSDLHIGLHKII from the exons atgagCACGCCTTCTCCGATCCTGAAAAGGCCAAAACTAGAGCAGCGAAACAACGACGACGATAATGAAGCGTCGCTAAATCAAAAATCGAACGAGAACAAcggcagagaagaagaagaagatagcaTAGAAGAGCAAAAGGTCGCTTTCATTGCTTTAATTGAACACCGCTCTCATGAAGTCCAACATCTTAAGCAACGACTTTCTTATTATAAAACTCAg CTTGTTGAAGCGGAGAAGAGGTTAGAGGATTCTCAGACGAAATTGGCTCGGTTAAGTGGAAGAAGCAATGCATCAGTGGCGAATAAACCTTATGTGGAGAACGGTATCAAGAAAGTGAAGATGGAGCGGAAGTCGCCAAGTCCGGTTCGTTTGAATGAAGCTTCTTCTAGCAGTCAGCCTCAATCTAGAACTGAACTTGTGATTCCTGCTGTGAATCCGAAAGTTCCCCAAACAGTAAAATCGGTGGGTTCTGGTGCGAGGATTTCATGTGGTTCTAGTGCTCATCTGAGTTCTCTTGCTCCTTCTAATGGTGTTGTAAATGTGAAAGTAGAAAAACCTTATAGTGCTGCGAATGTGAAAGTGAAGATGGAAAAGTGTCACAGAAGTTCTTCTGATGTTGAAGTTGTTGAAATTCAGGATCGAGGAAATAAAAGGAAGATTG AACAGAAAGAACACAAGGAATTGATTCCGCTGGTGTCTAGGAGCTCTGCTCCATGCACAGTCCACTGCCATACAAGTAATCATATCTCTAGTCAGCACAAAAGAAAGTTGAGAAGTGTTGCTGTATGTCCGGTGAATGATCAGCTTTTTGTATCCAG TGCTTTAGATGGAATGATCAACCTATGGCAACTACAAGCTAGAGG GTCAGGTGCCTCTCTGCTTAGCACCACTGATAGTGTGTCTCCAGTGCAACGGCGATGGCCAGAAGATATAGCTTGGCACCCTCTGGGAAATAGCTTATTTTCTGCTTACACTGCAGATAGTGGGGATGCTCAGATATCAGTTCtgaatttgaataaaacacaaggG AGACCACGGGTAACTTTCTTGGAGGACAGACCTCATATTAAGGGTATTATTAACGGCATAGAGTTCATGCCTTGGGAAAATACCTGTTTTGTCACTGGTGGCAGTGATCATGGTGTTGTTCTTTGGAATGAGAAAGATGAAGAGAACTCATGGAAGCCAAAGGCATTGCACAGGAATATGCATTCTTCTGCAGTCATGGGGGTTGCTGGGATGCAGCAAAAGCAGATTGTACTGTCTGCTGGTGCAGACAAGAGAATTGTTGGGTTTGATGTGCAAGTTGGGAGAGCAGACTTTAAACATCAACTCGACAGCAGATGCATGAGTGTTCTGCCAAATCCATGCGACTTCAATCTATTCATGGTCCAAACAGG GACTCTTGGGAAGCAACTTAGGTTGTTCGATATTAGATTGAGGCAAACGGAAATTCATTCCTTTGGGTTTAAACAAGAAAGTAGTGACTCTCAGTCAGCTCTGATCAATCAAGCTTGGTCTCCTGATGGTTTGTACCTCACATCTGGTTCGGTAGACCCTGTGATCCATGTCTTTGATATCAGGTACAATTACCACAAGCCATCCCAGTCCATAAAAGCTCATCAGAAACGAGTCTTTAAAGCAGTATGGCATTATTCCCTCCCGCTTCTGATTTCCATATCTTCTGATCTGCACATTGGACTGCACAAGATCATATAA
- the LOC133678111 gene encoding uncharacterized protein LOC133678111 isoform X2 codes for MERKSPSPVRLNEASSSSQPQSRTELVIPAVNPKVPQTVKSVGSGARISCGSSAHLSSLAPSNGVVNVKVEKPYSAANVKVKMEKCHRSSSDVEVVEIQDRGNKRKIEQKEHKELIPLVSRSSAPCTVHCHTSNHISSQHKRKLRSVAVCPVNDQLFVSSALDGMINLWQLQARGSGASLLSTTDSVSPVQRRWPEDIAWHPLGNSLFSAYTADSGDAQISVLNLNKTQGRPRVTFLEDRPHIKGIINGIEFMPWENTCFVTGGSDHGVVLWNEKDEENSWKPKALHRNMHSSAVMGVAGMQQKQIVLSAGADKRIVGFDVQVGRADFKHQLDSRCMSVLPNPCDFNLFMVQTGTLGKQLRLFDIRLRQTEIHSFGFKQESSDSQSALINQAWSPDGLYLTSGSVDPVIHVFDIRYNYHKPSQSIKAHQKRVFKAVWHYSLPLLISISSDLHIGLHKII; via the exons ATGGAGCGGAAGTCGCCAAGTCCGGTTCGTTTGAATGAAGCTTCTTCTAGCAGTCAGCCTCAATCTAGAACTGAACTTGTGATTCCTGCTGTGAATCCGAAAGTTCCCCAAACAGTAAAATCGGTGGGTTCTGGTGCGAGGATTTCATGTGGTTCTAGTGCTCATCTGAGTTCTCTTGCTCCTTCTAATGGTGTTGTAAATGTGAAAGTAGAAAAACCTTATAGTGCTGCGAATGTGAAAGTGAAGATGGAAAAGTGTCACAGAAGTTCTTCTGATGTTGAAGTTGTTGAAATTCAGGATCGAGGAAATAAAAGGAAGATTG AACAGAAAGAACACAAGGAATTGATTCCGCTGGTGTCTAGGAGCTCTGCTCCATGCACAGTCCACTGCCATACAAGTAATCATATCTCTAGTCAGCACAAAAGAAAGTTGAGAAGTGTTGCTGTATGTCCGGTGAATGATCAGCTTTTTGTATCCAG TGCTTTAGATGGAATGATCAACCTATGGCAACTACAAGCTAGAGG GTCAGGTGCCTCTCTGCTTAGCACCACTGATAGTGTGTCTCCAGTGCAACGGCGATGGCCAGAAGATATAGCTTGGCACCCTCTGGGAAATAGCTTATTTTCTGCTTACACTGCAGATAGTGGGGATGCTCAGATATCAGTTCtgaatttgaataaaacacaaggG AGACCACGGGTAACTTTCTTGGAGGACAGACCTCATATTAAGGGTATTATTAACGGCATAGAGTTCATGCCTTGGGAAAATACCTGTTTTGTCACTGGTGGCAGTGATCATGGTGTTGTTCTTTGGAATGAGAAAGATGAAGAGAACTCATGGAAGCCAAAGGCATTGCACAGGAATATGCATTCTTCTGCAGTCATGGGGGTTGCTGGGATGCAGCAAAAGCAGATTGTACTGTCTGCTGGTGCAGACAAGAGAATTGTTGGGTTTGATGTGCAAGTTGGGAGAGCAGACTTTAAACATCAACTCGACAGCAGATGCATGAGTGTTCTGCCAAATCCATGCGACTTCAATCTATTCATGGTCCAAACAGG GACTCTTGGGAAGCAACTTAGGTTGTTCGATATTAGATTGAGGCAAACGGAAATTCATTCCTTTGGGTTTAAACAAGAAAGTAGTGACTCTCAGTCAGCTCTGATCAATCAAGCTTGGTCTCCTGATGGTTTGTACCTCACATCTGGTTCGGTAGACCCTGTGATCCATGTCTTTGATATCAGGTACAATTACCACAAGCCATCCCAGTCCATAAAAGCTCATCAGAAACGAGTCTTTAAAGCAGTATGGCATTATTCCCTCCCGCTTCTGATTTCCATATCTTCTGATCTGCACATTGGACTGCACAAGATCATATAA